ATGGAATAGGACTGAAGGCCGGCAGAATACTCTCGGAGAAGGGGTACAACGTCCTCGAAGTTGGAACGGACATATTCATGCTCTCCGCCCACTACAAAGGCGAGGAGCGGTTGATAATCATCGATGCAATCCTGAGCGAAAAGCTTGAGCCCGGAAAGATAATCCACCTGAGGGGCGAAGAGGTCTTCGAGAAGCTGAAGGGGGAGATAAGGAGCGCCCACTTCATGGGAGCGATAGACGGCCTTAAGCTCCTCATGGCCCTGGACGAGCGCCTTGCCAAAGCGGATATACACTTCATCGGCGTCGTCGCGAAAGAGGTAGACCTCGGTATGGAGCTGAGCGAGGAAGTCGAGAATGCCCTCCCAAAAGTGGTCGAACTCGTTGAAAAACTTGCAGAAACTGAATCACGGAATTAAATAAAAATTGAATCGAAGAACCGAAGAGAATCAACCAAACAGCATCTCCAGCTCCTTTTTCATTATACTTCTGTTCATCAGCAGGTGAATTATTATGAGAAACATCATGACGATGCCGTAGCGGGCGCGGAGCTTGAGGAAGTCGAGCTGGGTCATTCCCAGAAAGCTGCCGTTTTTACTGGCAATTGCCGTCCCAACCGTTATGAATATCACACCCAGGAACATCACGAAGAGTAGCATCGAAAAAGCGGCCTTTACCTTCAGCTTTTTCCTCATTTTCGGGTTCTTTTTTGCCTCCTCGAAAGCCTTTGCCATCGGATCCATGCTATCACCCTAAATGCGAACTCTAGAACCGTTAAAACCTTTAGTTAGGTTTTCCTAACGAAAAACCGCGAGAAATTTGGGGATCAAGAAAATAAAAGAAAAATTTTTCAGTTACATTCCCCCGCTGACGGCCAGCTCGATGATCTTCCTTATCTCGACGAGGAACTCCATCGGAATGTCCTTGAGCATTGGTTCAAGGAAGCCCTTGACGATGAGCTGGGTCGCCTTCTCCTCGCTGAGTCCCCTTGACATCAGGTAGAACAGCTCCTCCTCACGTATCTTGCCTATCGCCGCCTCGTGGCTTAGCTCGGCATCATCGACCCTGCTGACCAGGCCGGGGTAAGTTTCCATCGTCGCTTTGTCGCTCATCAGCAGGGCGTCGCAGCTTATGTGCCCCTTCGTCCTCGGCGCCTCCGCCTTTATGACGCCGCGCGTTATCACGGTGCTCTCGTCCATTATGACGGCCTTGCTCGCGTTAATTCCTGCCGCTCCCCTGCCCCGGAGGTACATCTCGCCGCCCAGATCGACGTACCAGTCCTTCTGACCCAGGAGTATTCCGTTAAGCTCCACGTAGCCGTTCTCGTCCACCCAGTACTTGGGGTTGGCGACGTTGCTCCTGCCGGTTCCCAGGCCGACGGTGGTGTTGATGAAGCGCGCGCCTTTTCCTATCTTCGCCCTCGTCATCGGCCTCGTGTGGACGTACTCCGGCCAGTTCTGGAGTACCGTGAGCTGGGCCTTCGCCCCGTCGTGGAGGTATGCTTCAGTCATATCGAGATGCAGGGAGTGCTTGACGAGCACCGGGGCGGTGCAGCCTTCTATGAGGTGGAACTCGCTGTTGCGCTCCGCTATTATGATTATATGGGGGGCCTGGGCCAAAGCGCTCTCCTGGATAAGGAAGAACAGGTGGAGCGGGAACGGGACCTTGAGTCCCTCCTTGACGTAGAGGAATATCCCTCCGTTCCAGACGGCCGTATGGTAGGCGGTAAGCTTGCTCTCGTCGGCGCGGAAGAGCCTGAGGAAGTGGTCCTTGACGATCTCGGGGTACTTCTTAACGGCCTCTTCCATGGGGAGCACTATCAACCCCTTCTTCTCCCACTCCTTGAGGAACTCGTTGTAGATTACACCCGTGTCCGTCTGGACGGCCAGGCCGGCTATGTACTTCTGCTCGACCTCGGAGATGCCAAGTCTGTCGAGCAAAGCCTTCATCTCGGGAGGGAGGTCATCGAGGCTCTCGATGTGATCAGGAAGGCCCTCTATCTCGGGTTTGGCGATGAACTGGAGCAGCTCCTCCTCGCTTATGAGCGGGTCGTTGAGTGGGGCCTTCTCAAAGGCTTCCAAAGCTTTGTACCTTATCCGTGTCATCCACTCCGGTTCCCTGTTCCTCCTCGCGAGCTCCTCTATCTCCTGGGATATTATCTCCTTGGCCTCCTGGAGGGATATCTGGCTCATTCTCTCACCTCCTCGAATATCCCGCCGAAGCCCTCGCTCTCTATCCTATCGACGAGCTCTCCACTGCCGGTCTTCACTATCCTGCCGTCCTTCATGACGTGAACCTTCAGGCTCTCTCTGTCGAGGTGGCCAAGTATTCTGCCGTAGTGAGTTATCAGGAGTATCGCCGTTCCCTTCCTGTGAAGCTCCTCAATCTTCCTGCTAATGACGCTGAGGGAATCAACGTCCACACCGCTGTCTGGTTCGTCGAGTATGAGAAGCCTGGGTTCTATGAGTAGGGCTTGGAGAAGCTCTAGCCTCTTCCTCTCGCCGCCGGAGAATCCCACATTCACGTAGCGGTGCAGGTCCTCTTCCCGGAACCACAGCTCCTTGGCCTTCTCAACTATTAGGTCGTAGGCTTCAACGGGGTCCAGTCCCTTGAGCTCCGCGAGAACCTGCTGGAGGAACTCGATTATTTTAACCCCCTCAACCTCGTGCGGGTGCTGGAAGGCAAGCATTATCCCCCTCTTAGCCCTCTCGTCCGGGCCAAGCTCCGTAATGTCCTCACCTTTGAAGATTATCTTCCCTTCATCAACCGAGTACCTCGGGTGGCCGGCTATCGTGAGCGCCAGCGTGGACTTTCCACTGCCGTTAGGACCCATCACAACGTGAAACTCGCCGGGAAGAACCTCCAGATTCACCCCATCGAGGATCTTCTTGTTATCTACCGAGACGTGAAGGTTCTCAACTTTGAGCATTAGCTCACCTCCTTGGGTAACGTGATTGGGACGTTTTTTAAGCATTTCTGGACACGTGTGTGAACTGAATGTAAAGGGAAAGAAAAGGCCGTGCTGTGGGGCTCATCGGGAGAGGGGGAGGGCTTCCCTTATGCGCCTAAGGAGCTCCTCTTTCTTTTCGGTATCAACCAGAGCGATCTCAAGGACCTGGTCGATGGTTTCGACGGGGAATATCTGTATCTTCTCCGCCTTGTCCCTGCTGAGGAAGACGTCCTTTTCGTTGGCCTTGGGTATTATAACAGTCTTTATTCCAGCCTCGATAGCCGCCTCTATCTTTGGCGTGGCACCGCCTATCGGGAGCACCTCACCCAGGACGCTCAGCGAACCAGTCATGGCCACGTCCTGTCTTATCGGTATCTCCTCCAGGGCGGATATTACAGCGGTTGCCACGCTTATGCTCGCGGAGTCTCCTTCAACGCCCTCATAGGTCTGGAGGAACTGAACGTGGATATCATACCTGCTTATGTCCTCTCCCTTGTAGCGCTTGATTATCGCCGAGACGTTCTGGACGGCCTCTTTCGCTATCTCACCGAGCTTTCCGGTGACGATTATCTTGCCCTCTTCCTTGCTGGCGGCAGGGGCAACGGCCGCCTCTATCGGAAGAACTATGCCGCTCTGCTCGCCGATGACGGCGAGACCGTTCACCCGCCCAATCTCGCTTCCATCAGCCCTGATAACCTGATATTCCTTCTTCCTCTCGATATACCAGTCGGCGAGCTGCTTCTCGAGCGGTTTAGCCATTCTGATGGCCTCTATAACGTCCTCCCTCTCGACGTACTTCTTGCCCTTCTTGACTGCTATGTCCCCGGCCGCCCTGACGATACCGCCGAGGTCACGAAGGCGAAGCGTGAGGTGGCCCTTCCTGCCGGCCCGCTTTTGCGCTTCCCTCACTATCTCCTCCACCGCATCACGGGTGAAGTGCGGAATCTTGCCGTCGCGTTTGACCTCCTGAGCCACGAACTGCACGAGCTTCTTTCTGTTCTCAAGCGTGTCGGGCATCGTGGTGCGCATGTAGACCTCGTAACCGTATCCCCTGATTCTCGAGCGCAGAGCGGGGTGCATCTTCTCGATGGTGTCTAGGTTTCCTGCGGCGACGAGTATAAAATCACATGGTACTGGCTCGGTTCTAACCATAGCGCCGCTCGACATCTCGCTCTGGCCGGTTATCGGGAACTTCTTTTCCTGCATCGCGGTGAGGAGGCTCTGCTGCATCTTAAGGGATAGAGTAGCTATCTCATCTATGAAGAGTACTCCCTTGTGGGCGCGGTGAATCATTCCAGGCTCAACGCGCTCGTGGGCCGGCGTCCCGAGTCCACCGCTCTGGAACGGGTCGTGCCTCACGTCGCCAAGCAGTGCTCCCGCGTGCGCTCCTGTGGCGTCTATGAAGGGGGCCTTGTTCCTGCCGCAGTTATCGACGAGGAGCTTGGGGACGAGGACGGAGCCCTTGAGGCGCATGTTGGAGAGGGCCATTATGGTGAGTATGACGACAAAGAGGCCCATCAGAAGGGTCGTGGCGTTGAAGTCGATGAAGAGGGCTAGCATCACGGTGAACATAACGAAGAGGAGAATATATGACTTCACGTTCTCCTGGCTCTTGGCCTTTTCACGGTACTTCTCGACTATTCTCCGCCCCTGGCAGGCCGGGACGGTTTTAATTTTTGGCATGTTCTCGTCTTCGGGGTTCGGGAAGACGAGTATGTCCTCTAGATTCTCGGTGGGGAGAAGCTCAGCCATCGCCTGACCGAGCATTGATTTTCCGGTTCCGGGTTCGCCGATGAGGAGAACGTGCCTCTTCTGGTTGGCGGCCGTCTTGATGACCTCAACCGCGTGCTCCTGCCCGATGACCTGGTCAATTAGCTTCTCAGGAACCTTAATCTCCTCGGTCGTGCTGAACTCAACGCCCAGCTCGAGGCTCTCGCCGTATTCCCTGGGGGCCAGGGCCTCTTTAACCTTCTCTTCGTCCCCCATACCGCTTCCCTCTTTTCTTCCTCTAAGTCTGGATTCCCGGGGCGATTTATAACTTTTTTGAGCGGGATAAGAAAAAGCTAAAATATGCCTTGGACTCCATAGGGGGTGGTGAGAGCGATGAAGGTTGAGGATCAGATAGTGTTTACCGCGCGCCACGGAAGTTGGAAGGTCGCGGACAGGCTCATCGACATGGAGGACGAAAAGATCGCCCACTTCATAGCCAGCATAGCCAACACCGTAAACGCCAAGATTCCAGAGTACCTCACCGAGGTCATGAACGTGGCCGGCATAGCCAGCCTCGCGGAGGAGATGGGTAGGAAGGATCTGAGCGATGCCATTGTCGCCCTCAAGTCTCCCGGAACCGCAAGGAAGCTGGGTCAGCTTGTCTTCGAGGAGGACAAGAAGCTCAAGAAACTCCTCGTTGATGTCGCCAGGGCCCTCCTGGTCAGGGGGGTTCTGTCTGGAAAAGTGCCCATCGATTATCCGGAGGAACCCCTAACCGAGGTCAGGATAGTGTTCCCCTACAACGAGGACCACGTGAACTTTACCGCCTTCCACCTCAGCGCGGAGCACGGCAAGTGGAGGGCCGTCAGGAGGCTGATAATCGACGACAAGACCCCCATGGCGGACGTTGCAAGGCTCCTCGCGAGCATAAACGAGAGCATAACCGCTAAGCTCCCCGTTTACGCTGGAATCGACGTCGATGGAATTGACTCCTGGTTCGGCGAGTTCAAGAAGGTTAGAAAGTCGGACATTCCCGCCGTCGTTGAGAAGTACAGGCACTTTCCAGCCGAGAACTACGCGTCCGAACCCTTCGTCGAGCACGCGAGGGTCTACGCCTTGAGGAAGGCGCTCGAAAAGATAGGCCTTTCCCTCGATGTTCCGGCCAAGAGCCTGGAAAAGTACCTGGAGAAGAAGTGAACCGAGAGAAGATGATGACGCCGAGGACACCCGAGCGGTGCCCCAGCCGCCGTGAGGAGTCTTCGCTTCGCTGATTCGACGTGAGGTGATTGGCATGGAGAAGGAAGTCGTGTTCACGGAAAGGGCCCCTGCCCCGATAGGGCCCTACAGCCAGGGAGTTATCGCCGAGGGAAAGTTTCTCTTCGTCTCAGGGCAGATTCCAATAGATCCTGAGACCGGGGAGCTCGTGAATGGACCGATAGAGGCCCAGGCGGAGAGAGCCATCAGAAATCTCCTCGCGGTTGTTGAGGCCGCCGGAGGGAGCGCGAGGAACATCGTCAAGGTGACCGTCTACCTCAGGGACATGAAGGGCTACGCCCGATTCAACGAGGTCTATGAGAGGTATTTCTCGACCTCCAGACCCGCAAGGGCTGTCGTTGAGGTCTCGAACCTCCCAAAGGGGGTGGACGTCGAGATAGAGGCGGTGGCAGTTCTTTGACCCAATTTTTAATGAAGGTGGGAGCATGGAAAAGGTCAGGATAAGGCGGGAGTTGCTCGAGTACCTGCTCGAGCTGGCCAGGGGCTTTTATCCCAACGAATTCGCAGGGTTTCTCAGGGAAAGGGACGGAATCTTTGAGGAGGTTCTTATAGCACCCAACCCCCATTTCGGAAGGAACTCGGCATTCTTTGATACCTGGCTCCTTCCCCACGATGAGAGTGTAAAGGGGACCGTTCACTCCCACCCGGGGCCGAACCCCCGGCCGTCCGGGGCGGATCTGCATTTCTTCTCGAAGTTCGGCGGCGTGCACCTAATAATAGCGTACCCCTTCACGGAGGACTCGGTCAGGGCTTATAGGAGCGATGGAAAGGCAGTCAAGATAGAGGTCGTAGAGTGATCAAGAGGTCACGTTCATGTGAAAATTCTTAAAAAGGTTGGCACGCTAGGGGTTTTGGTGTTGGGCATGAAGGTGGGGGATATTCTGGACAGGCTGGACGAGAAGCAGAGAAGAACCGTGATGCAGTGTCACGAAACGTGCGGCATACCGGCACTTGACAGGGAGGTGGACACCGAGGTTGAGGAGGACGTGGTGAAGTTCCTCAAGGCCATCTCCAACCCCCTGAGGCTCAAGATACTCAAGCTCCTCAAGGACAACTGGCTCTGTGTCTGCATAATCTCGCTGATACTGGAGCAGGACCAGACCCTCATCAGCCATCACCTCCGCACCCTGAGGTCGCTGAACCTGATAGAGGTCAGGAAAGAGGGCAAGATGCACTTCTACCGGACCAACCGCGAGGTCCTCAAGAGGTACCTTGAGAAGGTCGGGGTCGAGCTGGTGTGAGAGATGAACGAGCACCAGGAGAGAGTGGACAGGGTTATAAAGCAGTTCGGGGGCTACTGGAGCCCCTTTGAGATGCTGGCGGCGCTGATGGAAGAGGTCGGCGAACTGGCGGACGAGCTGCTCAAGATTGAGGGCATCAAGGGAGAAGGCGATAGAAAGCGGTTGAGGGAGGAACTGGGCGACACCCTTTTTGCCCTGGCCTGCATCGCCAACTACTACGGAATAGACCTGCTCGAGGCCCTCGGAGAGAGCGTGGAGAAGTACCTGGCCAGGGATTCAAGCCGGTGGAAAGATGTCGATGATGTCAAAAGGGGATAATTTCATTTTACCATAACAACCGGTTATGCTATAGCTCCTAATTAGGGGAGCTTTATGCCCGGACGGGTGACTTCGAGATTGTGGATAATCCAAGGTATAGAAACATTTTTATAATCCAGCGGCAACTCCCGATTAAATACGGGGGAGGTGACAAGATGGCGGATAAAATAAACGGAATCGATATCCGCATTCTAAAGCTACTCTCAAAGAACGCCCGCCTCACCTACAAAGAGCTCGCCGAGATCCTCGGCACCACTAGGCAGAGGATATCCAGGAGAATGGACCGCCTCGAGCGGAACGGCGTCATAAAGAAGTACACCGTCATACCGGACTACGACGCCCTTGGCTACGTCCACGTTATCCTTGGCATAACCGTCAAACCGTCAGTCAGCATCGACGAGGTTATCTCCACCCTCGTCGAGGACGAGAACATCAAGATAGTCCAGCGCGCCCTTGGCTCCCACAACCTCGTTGTCCACATCGTTGGGCCGAAGGACATGAAGGAGCTCGAGAAGATAATCGCAGAGGTCACCAAGAAGATACCGGGAATCGACAAGCTCGACATAACATTCATCACCGAGACCATCAAGTTCGAGGTTCTTTGATTTCCTTTAATTCCTTCGTCACCCGCCGAAGGAAAGAATAATAAAGGAGCCTCCCAACTTCTCCAAAAGGTGACAGTGATGCTCGAGAGAATAGCTATGGACGTGGCAGTGGCTGCGGGCCTTGGCTTCGGCTCGTACCACTTCAAGGCCCTCGACGCAAAGGGCGCAGTAGCGGCGACCGCTCTCGGGCTGGTGGTCATAGAGCTCGGCGGACTTTACCCGTTTCTGGCGATGGTGACATTCGTTATTCTTGGTGTTCTCGCTACAAAGTATAGGTTCCGGGAAAAAACCCAGCTTGGGGCGGCGCAGGATAAAAACGGTATTAGGAGCTGGGGTAACGTCCTTGGAAACGGCCTGGCAGCTGCAATCTTTCTTATTTTCGAACATTTTTCCAACATGGACGTCTTCTGGGCGGCAGTCTTCGCCGCGATAGCGACCGCCAACGGGGATACCCTCGCCAGTGAGCTAGGCAAGGTCTTTGGAAAGAGTCCCAAGCTGATAACCAATCTCAAGCCTGCAAAGCCCGGCACCAACGGCGCCGTCTCGTGGGCTGGA
This Thermococcus cleftensis DNA region includes the following protein-coding sequences:
- a CDS encoding hydrogenase maturation protease; amino-acid sequence: MRTLILALGNELMKDDGIGLKAGRILSEKGYNVLEVGTDIFMLSAHYKGEERLIIIDAILSEKLEPGKIIHLRGEEVFEKLKGEIRSAHFMGAIDGLKLLMALDERLAKADIHFIGVVAKEVDLGMELSEEVENALPKVVELVEKLAETESRN
- a CDS encoding SUF-like minimal system protein SmsB; protein product: MSQISLQEAKEIISQEIEELARRNREPEWMTRIRYKALEAFEKAPLNDPLISEEELLQFIAKPEIEGLPDHIESLDDLPPEMKALLDRLGISEVEQKYIAGLAVQTDTGVIYNEFLKEWEKKGLIVLPMEEAVKKYPEIVKDHFLRLFRADESKLTAYHTAVWNGGIFLYVKEGLKVPFPLHLFFLIQESALAQAPHIIIIAERNSEFHLIEGCTAPVLVKHSLHLDMTEAYLHDGAKAQLTVLQNWPEYVHTRPMTRAKIGKGARFINTTVGLGTGRSNVANPKYWVDENGYVELNGILLGQKDWYVDLGGEMYLRGRGAAGINASKAVIMDESTVITRGVIKAEAPRTKGHISCDALLMSDKATMETYPGLVSRVDDAELSHEAAIGKIREEELFYLMSRGLSEEKATQLIVKGFLEPMLKDIPMEFLVEIRKIIELAVSGGM
- the sufC gene encoding Fe-S cluster assembly ATPase SufC, which codes for MLKVENLHVSVDNKKILDGVNLEVLPGEFHVVMGPNGSGKSTLALTIAGHPRYSVDEGKIIFKGEDITELGPDERAKRGIMLAFQHPHEVEGVKIIEFLQQVLAELKGLDPVEAYDLIVEKAKELWFREEDLHRYVNVGFSGGERKRLELLQALLIEPRLLILDEPDSGVDVDSLSVISRKIEELHRKGTAILLITHYGRILGHLDRESLKVHVMKDGRIVKTGSGELVDRIESEGFGGIFEEVRE
- the lonB gene encoding ATP-dependent protease LonB; translated protein: MGDEEKVKEALAPREYGESLELGVEFSTTEEIKVPEKLIDQVIGQEHAVEVIKTAANQKRHVLLIGEPGTGKSMLGQAMAELLPTENLEDILVFPNPEDENMPKIKTVPACQGRRIVEKYREKAKSQENVKSYILLFVMFTVMLALFIDFNATTLLMGLFVVILTIMALSNMRLKGSVLVPKLLVDNCGRNKAPFIDATGAHAGALLGDVRHDPFQSGGLGTPAHERVEPGMIHRAHKGVLFIDEIATLSLKMQQSLLTAMQEKKFPITGQSEMSSGAMVRTEPVPCDFILVAAGNLDTIEKMHPALRSRIRGYGYEVYMRTTMPDTLENRKKLVQFVAQEVKRDGKIPHFTRDAVEEIVREAQKRAGRKGHLTLRLRDLGGIVRAAGDIAVKKGKKYVEREDVIEAIRMAKPLEKQLADWYIERKKEYQVIRADGSEIGRVNGLAVIGEQSGIVLPIEAAVAPAASKEEGKIIVTGKLGEIAKEAVQNVSAIIKRYKGEDISRYDIHVQFLQTYEGVEGDSASISVATAVISALEEIPIRQDVAMTGSLSVLGEVLPIGGATPKIEAAIEAGIKTVIIPKANEKDVFLSRDKAEKIQIFPVETIDQVLEIALVDTEKKEELLRRIREALPLSR
- a CDS encoding DUF2666 family protein, which translates into the protein MKVEDQIVFTARHGSWKVADRLIDMEDEKIAHFIASIANTVNAKIPEYLTEVMNVAGIASLAEEMGRKDLSDAIVALKSPGTARKLGQLVFEEDKKLKKLLVDVARALLVRGVLSGKVPIDYPEEPLTEVRIVFPYNEDHVNFTAFHLSAEHGKWRAVRRLIIDDKTPMADVARLLASINESITAKLPVYAGIDVDGIDSWFGEFKKVRKSDIPAVVEKYRHFPAENYASEPFVEHARVYALRKALEKIGLSLDVPAKSLEKYLEKK
- a CDS encoding RidA family protein — its product is MEKEVVFTERAPAPIGPYSQGVIAEGKFLFVSGQIPIDPETGELVNGPIEAQAERAIRNLLAVVEAAGGSARNIVKVTVYLRDMKGYARFNEVYERYFSTSRPARAVVEVSNLPKGVDVEIEAVAVL
- a CDS encoding Mov34/MPN/PAD-1 family protein — translated: MEKVRIRRELLEYLLELARGFYPNEFAGFLRERDGIFEEVLIAPNPHFGRNSAFFDTWLLPHDESVKGTVHSHPGPNPRPSGADLHFFSKFGGVHLIIAYPFTEDSVRAYRSDGKAVKIEVVE
- a CDS encoding ArsR/SmtB family transcription factor, with amino-acid sequence MKVGDILDRLDEKQRRTVMQCHETCGIPALDREVDTEVEEDVVKFLKAISNPLRLKILKLLKDNWLCVCIISLILEQDQTLISHHLRTLRSLNLIEVRKEGKMHFYRTNREVLKRYLEKVGVELV
- a CDS encoding MazG nucleotide pyrophosphohydrolase domain-containing protein, with product MNEHQERVDRVIKQFGGYWSPFEMLAALMEEVGELADELLKIEGIKGEGDRKRLREELGDTLFALACIANYYGIDLLEALGESVEKYLARDSSRWKDVDDVKRG
- a CDS encoding Lrp/AsnC family transcriptional regulator yields the protein MADKINGIDIRILKLLSKNARLTYKELAEILGTTRQRISRRMDRLERNGVIKKYTVIPDYDALGYVHVILGITVKPSVSIDEVISTLVEDENIKIVQRALGSHNLVVHIVGPKDMKELEKIIAEVTKKIPGIDKLDITFITETIKFEVL
- a CDS encoding DUF92 domain-containing protein translates to MLERIAMDVAVAAGLGFGSYHFKALDAKGAVAATALGLVVIELGGLYPFLAMVTFVILGVLATKYRFREKTQLGAAQDKNGIRSWGNVLGNGLAAAIFLIFEHFSNMDVFWAAVFAAIATANGDTLASELGKVFGKSPKLITNLKPAKPGTNGAVSWAGELFAFAGALAIALFALPLTAEKATMLLAVTLGGFIGVNIDSLIGATLENEGITDNNSTNFLASLMGGFIGAGLFYALA